TGTTGACAGATGTGCAGCGAAAGCTAAAAGACTTTCAGCTGTGCCCGAGAAGTTCACGCAGAGCCTTGGTGAAGCTCATATTCAGTCACAGTAGCAGTTCATTGAATTCTGCATTAATCGTCTTGGCTGAAAGGACCTTTGTCTCTCCCTGCTTTGTTGCATCTCCGCCTCTTCATTTCGTATAGATTATAGGCCTGTGCTTTTTACCAATGAAATGTGTGTTCCACTGAAACACATCAGTTGTGTAGCGGCTGATCCGTGGGAATAGCTGTAAACATCATCCTAAAGCAAGGTCATGTGCCTGTATtcagataattgcatgaatttAGGCCTCGAGTACTGCAGGCCTGCATTTGGGAGGGTTTTCTGGAGTTCATCCATGCGGCACTGTTACTGTTGGCTGATGGAAGAGTCATTCTGACAGAAGAGATGTTCTGTTAGAGTGGTCTCTTCTCATTCCATGTGTCACTTTGAATCCAGATACCTGCTTCTTCAGCATTtatgctctctctgcaggagggAAGCCCACAGGTGTTTTGATTGGAGAGCCGTCAGCCCCACTTCGGCGATGTCACCCCCAGCCTGTTGTTCAGAACAATTCTGTGTCTGAGGAGGCCACCACTGGGGTAAGACATAAAGGGCTTTCTCACAGTGGCACTGAATTCATTTTAGTTTGGGCTTAGGCttgcattaaaatgcacttggaaatgttatttttttctgtttttccctaAAGTGGACTGTGCCATAATAAAATGTTGACTGGTGGGAGAGGTTGATGCTCAAGATTCCCAAAATGAAATTCTTGAAAGTTGTTAGTTTTATATATCTGAAACGTCAGGGTATATGGTACAGATATTAATTGGCTGGCTGAAATTAGTGTTATGTATTTATAGTGCTGTTCCTAAATACCTTTTCATCTTTCTTGAGTAAACAGACAGATTAGTTCAAAAGACACATGCGCCAGAAACGGTGGACTGTTCGGCAGTATCAGCTGTGCCATGTGCAAGATCATTACGTTGGGTGGACATTACAACCTTGTCCGAGTGTTGAGTGCTCCTCGGATAATTGACTTCTGTTCATATACAGTCTGTTCCAAGAATGTTGagattttattgaaattttgcACACACTTAACTACCTTCTTTTTTGCAGGATGGAGACCATGAGAAGCCAATTGCTGGTTAGTACCTGTTATTTGTTCTTGCTCTCAGCACTATCAAACATCTTCACATTGAATTAGGCGAATAAGTGTCAGTGCAACACTGTCACATACACTTGTTTAAAATTACCTCCATGTAGCTAAGTGCGACCAAGGACAGTTTAGGGagtctgtgcatttctgtttggggggggtatGGAAATTTACAGGGTTAATATCAGGACGATTAGCCTGATGGTGTCGCGTTTTTGTACAGTTCACAATTACTGTGATAAGGGAACATTCCTTGCCGAATAATTTATCTTTGTTGCTGAGGTCCTGAACCCTATGGGAGCTGTGTTAAAGCAGTTATCCTTTGACTACCTCTCTTCAGGAAGTATGTGCTGCTTATTTAATAAGGCCActacttttctctttttaaaaaagaacaagaggtcagttccattttttccacatttccttCCTAATTTTTTTGAAGCACTTTCCACCATTTAGTAATTTCAAAGACAtgctttcagaaataaatgcaaaatgaaacaagtaACAACAGTTATAGCACTGTAGCTAAAGAACTTAGCACACTCTCCCTGGTGCAGGTTTTTTAGGGCGTGGACGCACCATCTCGTGAATGCTCAGCTGCTGCCTCTCACAGTGGTCAGGTTATCCACCATTTATAATTGAAAGTTAGGCATATTTTGTATGCTCGTTTTCAGGAAGCAGTGCAGTGATTATGAAGTCATGCACTGAGCAAGCCTGATGACAGTTAATTTATTCTAATTTGTGCCTCCTGCAGGGTGTCGCTAAACGTCATTCAGTATGACTCCCCCTTCCTTTattgatgaaaacaaatgaaccaTGCTCCCTATTTAGCTTATGTGGCGCTTGTGAAACTCTGTTGGTGAGGACAGTATTTGaaatccattttgaaatgtcCACCAAAATTCTGTTTCAAAAAGTTTATTGTGGAATTCAGGAAAAGTAGCATTGCTCATTTATTCTGTTATATTTTCACCAAAGGGTTTCCCCCACATATGCAGAACATCTGTTTTGTTGAAAAGATTAAACAGAATGATGTACCTGGCTTTTCAGTGGCCTTTTGCTTATAGTTTGGTAGCCCTGAAGATGGATTTAAGTTGCAAGTTTGTGCTTGAAGGCAGAGATCTTGGTAATTGGGCCAAATGCACACAGATCAGTGGTCTTGGGTGTTTCAACCAACCACATCAAATGTACCATAGAAGCTTTAGGAATTTAATTAGGTTTTTTCAAGTCTTAACAGTTATTTTGAGAATTTAAATCAGAAATGGAATGAAGTCAGCATGTGCCTTAGAATTATTTACATTCTACAGAAAGAAAAGATTGGATCTTTATGCAAATTAACCAAtttgtccactagatggcaataTGTTTCTTGGTGTGCATTTGTTTCTTCATATAGTGCCATTCGAAACCAAACAGCCAAAGACGTAATGAAAATAAACGTTTCCCCCTCAGAATTGACAGGTTTGTTCATGTTGAAGCTTGTTTAAGTACACTGAATGCAAATCACAATTAATAAGCAAGCAGTTTAAAGCTCTTCTGTTAATTTGTTCAACAGTGTTGAACTGGGAGCTAGACAAAAGAATAAAGCATACAGATGAGAAAAGATTAAATTTGTTTGCCAGATGAGAGGGAGCGTAGGAAGTGAAAGTAGCAAACTGCAAACCCAGCTGTAAAATCAAGCATTTTAAGCAGTGTATATTTCCTGTTCCACTGTTTTTATTCTTCATATCAGTTAATATAATTCTCACATTTATTGTTTGCCTGAATAGTTTTcccaaatgtaaatgtgaagtgATAGTATAATTTGATGATCAACTTTTAACAGGATGCCTTATTCAGAGCAGCCTACTGTAGGTTTGATGAATGTAGTCTACGAAGTACAAAAATCTTAAAACAGTATACACCCTTGTCAGTAACCAGTGAATTACAGTGGGCGAAACAGAAAAAGTACCCTTACTGAAATGTACAGCCTAAAGAATAGTCTAATGATAAATATGTTTACTGTTTCCAGCAAAATTTCTACCCTGAAAACACTGAATCAAGTTGTCGAGTCAACATATCAATAAGTTCCTAATTTGTTCGTTTTAAGTATGGAAAGTTCACGGATTTATGGTTTGCATGGTTTTAATAAGGGCTGCAACCCTCCTACTgatatattgcattatatataaagtatatatgAGCTATGTCTTGTCAAGGGAGTGACGCATGATGATCTTTATTCAATGTCATTAGAAAATGCAGAGGAGCCAGTGCCTGtccaggagcaggaggggggacCACCACAGCCCTCAGCACCTACACAGTCTAATGAAGCCCCCACTGGCCGGAGAAACCCCCCAGGGGGCAAGTCCAGTCTCATCCTCGGTTGAGCTTGCTTGTCTTTAACTTCCTCATCCTGATTTTTACAAAAgaatctctctcctctgtttgtgAGCCATAGAATTCTGTCATCCTGCCTATTGTTTTTatatacctttttttttctctaaatctTTGACAGAAGCACTTTATGTAACTCCTATGTTTCAGCCCATCTTGTAGTGCATCGGGCCTGCTGGAAAAGGCATGTGGTTTAGgttgtttttccattcttgATTGTTAAAGATTTGTCCTGTGTGATTTCTAACTACAATAAAGACTGACATGAAGTTGTAGCTTTCGATCCATATTCATTGTTGAGAAATTGCATGTATGTCTCGTATGTATGTCTTGCTCTGGATGATGAAACTAAATTTCTCTGCTGGAAATGTTTTGgttattgattgattggtttTAGAAACAAATTTCTCTTGCTGGTCAGGTCACTATGtggtaatgtaatgatttaaatgtacaaaacattttgtttcatgtggCGAATACTTGGTGTGGCATGGTGTATGTTCACAACTCTTTCAATTGAAATTGCCATGTAGGGTTTTAAAATGTCCACATGGGGGTGCTTTTCTGTCAATCAGCCTTATCTTTCCAGTTTTCCTCTCtgacaaaaagtaaaaactgtaatgtaatactttATGGGTTTAAACATACTTTTGTACTTATGTAAACACATCATTGTCAAACATTGTTTAACTTGCATTTTATTTCGTCCATAATCCATATTTGGCAGGACATGCTCTGCATTTGTTACTGATGGCTCGTTTATAACTAACAGCTGTAGGAACCTAACAATTAGTGTAATGTGCcgtgtgcatgcacactgcACATAACTTGATTCGAGGAAACTATAAAAGTGACCTTATGAAAGATTTGGGATGCATATCACTTATGACACTGTTAGTTCTGTATGACCACAACTTTTAGTAATGGTCATAAGTATTTGTTTGTAGGCTTTAATACCCACACTCATTTTAGTTGCATGACATTGCTGTTTCTACCTAAATCTACCAAAGGCCTTTTTGTATTAgtattttattacagttttcttTAGACATTGGCTTGATGGGCATTTTCACTAGCAGATTTTTACCATTTGCAACAGTAGATGCCTTTGCTTGTATTAAAACATAATATGGCATTCATTAATTGAAATAAGGTAAAATGTGGAACCCGTATTAGTGTAAACATGGATTTCTGCTTACCTGAAGTGTTTGGTGTGAAGAAGTGCATAAATCTCTAGGCTTGCTATTTTCATTctgttaactttttttttttcatagtaaACTAATAAAAACTGCAATGTATTCACTTAGTGGGTGCCATTATCCTGAGTAACCTGTAGAGTTTGTAGTCAGTACTGACTGAATTCTCAACCATACTTTCAATTTGGCTGTCTAATAATCCCcctgtttaattggttaaataatTCCCTTGTTCTCCACTTCAGCTCATGTGTGGTGGATGCTTGATGCAATATGGCTGgcatgcatcacccaggtgggtgcaAAACTTCAGTGGTGGTTGAGGTTGGTTATCCTTCACTGTAAAGAACTTTGGGGGTAGCAATGTAAATCTAGTCCATTATTATCACAACTGCAAAGTACTTTACAAATGAAGAATTTTCCCAAATTTCCCTgcctggggatcaataaagtgttatctCTTATGCTAAGAATGCACAGCTCATTATATATGGCAATGAAACCatgaaattattacaaaaaatgaaagttaCTCACTTAGATCCACATATACAGGTGTTGCTTAAAATGCATATGTAATGAATGACAGTGCTTCATTCCACAGGGACATCACTGCCCAGGTGCAGTGTGGGTAGTTGAGTCCAGGAAGGAGGTAGGGGGCCAGAAAAACAACCTCTGATAGTGGAGCGGTGTGGTTGGGATAAGTAGTGGCAAAACAGATAGACAGCCGTGAATGGATGAGAAGTccaagcacacagcacatgAGGGAGGGCGGAGCATTGGGTTGGCAGCAAGGTTAAAGCCATGTCGTTATTACTGGTGGTGAAGCTTATTTGTTGGCAAAAAATAATTGCTCTGCAACACACATTGTACGTCTATGagtggaaatgtttattttgatgtaagaaaaaaaaaaatgcagctacGGCCCTGATTGTTCTATTCACACTGGTGTTTGCTGCTAAAGTCATCTGGGTGATATCAGACAGTATGTGGAACGCCTTAGTAGGTTTCATTTTTGATTGTACACCCTCAAACAGATTGTTTGAAATTTGTACATTCTTATTCTAAATGTTAACTGttgaaattgtgaaataaaagtgttttaataaGTATTTGTCTGATACTCTTGCAATATTGTAGCCTCTTAAATCACAGTTATTGATTTTTATAATTTCATCTAGCAATTGTGCAGATCTGCACCTTTTTGAATAAAGGCTACAAATTCTAATGTTTCAGCATGCTACCTGCATTAGTACAGTGGTGTTATTCAGCTGGCAACATTGATATACTTGCCTCTGAAATGTAACCATGGGTGGATGAGTCAGATTTAAACAGAAACTGAATTCCAGAACACTGGTGGATTTGGAATGCTAGTATGAAGACCTTGTGAGGTATGTAATCTAAATTTCAAAGTGAAAGCTAGCTTTCAAAATGACTGTCACAGTGATGTGGAGGTAGGTGGGTTCCAAGTCATACGTACAACAAATGAGATGCTTGATTCATCTCGCCAGGCCATACATGTAAGTCCAATGAAAGggaatataaattattttcctcCTCAGTGTGGTCAGACTGCTTCAGAAATCAGGTGTTTTGGTCCCTTTGGTTAGACTTTTTCAGAGCAGcctgaataaaattattttaaattaaatgtgtaagGGGAACATAACTCAGAATCCTTGCTACCTGGATTTTCTTTTAAAGGAATTGGATTTGAATGGTCATATGTAGCGCTCAGCCAGCACTTTCGCAGACTAAGTGACTTGGGAGCCACAGAATCAACTTTTTAACTGAGAGTTCACAACAGGTTTGGCTGGTCAACACTGTGAAGCATGTACTACATCAGTACCCCCCAGGGCACCTGTATTACACATCTTGTATCctgacagctgctgcagcaaGTCCGGCGATGTCACCTGATTAAATTCACCAATGATACTGCTTTGGTGAGTCTCCTCGAGGGGGATGAGAACGTGCATGGCCCTGTTCTAACTGACTTTGCTGATTGGTGTGAAATGTTACATGTGAACCTAAATTGGCTACATCAAAAACCAAGAAACTGGTGATCGACTTTACTTTTAGTTTCCAGCATCTGATTTATCATTCTCCAGTGTAGGAAGCAGCGACCCACTTGTTTCAATGAACAGGAAAAGACTCTATTGTCTTGATTGTCATATATTTaggcaatttaaaaaaagtgaaaacgAAACATTGAAGACTGAAAAGTCACGTCGCTTTGCCCTGAGGGAGTTTTGAAGCGGTGAGGAGGGCAGGGGGTATGGGGCGCCgaatgtaacagaccttttttcgtagacagaatgctttctgtgctacgaaacgcataaattcattacaaaaccatgtaacaccgtaacgcgttttgtccacgaaaaacacaatGCACTATGTGGataaaagaaactcattttgtagacaaaagtaattctgtccatgtaatagatgtcctaggccagcatttatgctgttgtggcacgaaatgcagaatgcgctatactACAGTATCATCatgccatcgaatgttcattcTGTCCGCTTAATTGTTTTGCTATAtaactgaaagtatgatgtgcagGACAGagatttagcacaatatattccatgactccgcagttacagaaggcattccgtccatgaaagcaaaggctgcttgaactttcgtagacatcaaTATTTCCTGGACACAATGCAaatgcgtttgtgtttttcgtggacaaaacgcgttacagtgttacatggtttcgtaatgaatttatgcgttgcgtagcacagaaggcattctgactacgaaaaaaggtctgttacattcGGCGCCCCATACCCCAACTGCCCTCCTCCCCGCTTCAAAACTCCCTCAGGGCAAAGCGACGTGACTTTTCGGTCTTCAATGTTTCGTTTTCACCGCCTTTTTTATACTGCCTAAATATATGACAATCAAGACAATAGAGTCTTTTCCTGTTCATTGAAACAAGTGGGTCGCTGCTTCCTACACTGGAGAATGATAAATAAGATGCTggaaagtaaaagtaaaagctaaatgaataaataacgGCAGCACTTTGTACTCACCATTTTAGTTACGACCCCTAACCTTAAGACTGTGGTCGAAACAATACAAACGTAATTTGTTTGAGCGCCCCATAGTTGGGTAGAAGGGAGGAGACTAAACGATGTCCTAATATGGACACCGTACAGGAGGCAGGAGGAGTGAAGACGCTATACATAATATAGACACTGTACTAAAATACCAACTGTTATTAGAAGAGAGCAGCGTATATCTGCTGGTAGGAAAATagacagaaaatcaaaatcagTACGATTGTCAGATCATGTGGCAGACAATCCCACCAACTGTGTGGGGTTTTCCAGCATCTCCCTTGTGGCGGCAGGTTCAGATAGGCCAACCCAAAATAtagttgaacaaataaaagtaTCATTCATACCCCAAGGAATCATGCAGCTGAACAAAATGAACTAATACAACATTTGCACTTTATTTCCATAGCAGTTATCATCATAGCACTTTATCATCAGTACTTTatgcactttgtttttttttttgttttgttttgtttttttacctgTGTTCATGTCTTCAGTGTTTTAATGTTGCAGCTTTGCAACATTTTGGCTGCAAAATGAATTGTCTCATTGAGGAGATTAAAATGATCTTACcatgatatataatataatataatggtCATGTGTGTTCTTAGGTTGCACCATTGTCAGATTTGTGTGAATCAGAATATGACTGATAGTAATTGTCTTGATTGGGCGCATAATTAATAATAGATGATATAAATGACTGGTGGTTGACAGAAGGGGAAGAGCAAGTGTAGAACAGGAGGTTTTATCTGAAGTGTTTTATACCTTGATCAAGTGTTCTTATTTATTCAACAAATATGatacaaataattaacattttggTTCAAGCAGCAATAAAATAAACCCACCCAAGGGACCTCAAGACCAGCCATGCTTGACCTTCTAGTAAGTAACCAGTGAGGAAAACTTATAAGCTATTGAGTTGATATATTCAATTATCCTACCTAATGATAATTCCATATACATAATGGCCCACTGATGAGAAGAGGTGTTACAtcttgttttaaacaaatttagTCCTTGTTTTAACCTTTCCTCCTTGTACTCACTGTTTGACCTATTTTAAGTTGTTGCTTttataataaattcatttttttgtacttctctgctgtcatatttaaaaaaaaaaaccttttaaatgaGAGGAGCGTTGCCCAGCTTCATCACATTCATCCAGAAGGAATATCAGCATCTAATCAACAGTGTCTCTGACCAAAACTTGTTGATTTAACCATTTAAATACTGCTGTGGAGAAATTTTAGGGTCAAAGTCACTCATTgattatgctgtttttttcttgcatgaAAACTAGgcaaaattacaaattacaatgtGGAGTAGTCATAAGGAAAGGGACATAAACTTGTGTTAACATAATTACAATTCAGAACCACATGTAACTCTCAACATTGCAAGAAGTAAAAGGTCATTATATGCTCAACTGACAGGCTCAACTCAGGCACTCTGTGTCTGGCTTTAGAAACAGGCTGATTCAGTAAGTCTCAGTCTCTTAGCAGAGACAAccacattttcagacaaaatttCCTGGTATTTGGTGGAGTTCACTATTTCACCGATCTTAGCTAGTGCCCCTGGACTACTGGCAGCAAAGCATCCCCAAAACATCAATTACCCACCTCCATATTTGACAGTAGGTATGAGGGACTTCTCCTTGTATGCATTCCACTTTTGCTGCTAAACATGCTGATTGTGTGTATGGCCAAAAAGTTAAATTCtggtctcatctgaccatagCACTCTCTTACAGTTATAATTCCAAAGACATTTGGCAAACTCCAGAtgcttggttttgtttcttATGCTCAGTAAGGGCATTCTTCATGCAACCCTTCAAAAGAGTTTGTTGGTGTGGAAATGATGTCTTATGGTTGTTTTTGAGACATGCTGATCCCAAGATGCAACCAAGCTCTGCAGTTCTTGAACTGTGATCCTTGGGTTCTTTATTGCCTACCTCACTGTCCATGGAGACACTGTGCACTTGTACTCTCTTCGTGGCAAATTTGCAACCTTtccatatgttttaaattttttgacAATTGTCCTTACAGTGCTAAGTGGTGTGTGTAATGGTTTATGTATTTTTGGACCCATTACCAGACTTGTGAAGGTCAATTACCATATGTCTCATTTGAACTGTATACTATATACTTGTATACATTAGCTGGTACtgcatcctcaaacagactttgctctcagctgagaactactgtctcattgtggaattgtacacatcctgtccccgtattgtcgctgtacttactgtacttttgtacgttgctttggataaaagtgtctgctaaataaataaatgtaaatgtaaactgacaGTCTTTCCCATGGTGATGGATGACAACAGGgattttgcatgcatgttacCTCATTCTTATACCAtagtgaaacaggaagtgatggagTGACACAGTATAGTTCCTTTAGACTAagattaatttaaacaaaatgtattgcCAGTTTAACTTTGATTTCACTTAGAATAATTGTGAGGGGTGCCAATAGTTTTGACACCTGtggttttcaggaaaaaaaaagattgcttaataaaaaaacaaaacatctccGCACCCATCGATTGTCTCAGATCCCCCAACCTCCGGATGACTGGGTGGTCTTCATCAGTTGTGATGGACGAACAGAGGTAGTTTTCACATATGTTTGAACATaccatatattatattatattatattatattacatgcagCCTGTTTTCCGTCCACAGAagtaattgttattttttatgaaacagATGACAAAGCAAAGGTGAAAAACTGCGTCACTCATAAGGACTGCCTGGATTTGATAGACAAAGgtgtttgtttcatgtgtctgtgtaaacaAATCAGCTTTATGATAAGGGTCAGCTCCGCCTCCGTATTCAACTCATAGTGAAACCGAAACTATCATCTGTAAAAGAGAAAATCAACCCACCGACAAAACGGCCGAAGAGTTCTCGGTCGATCTTGTGTCTAAAAGCCGCGGAACTGTACAGCCATCCAAGGtatgggaatgtttttttttttcctaacgATTATATGCTATGATTGGGCATATTCAAACTTGGCTGCTGGATGAGTACCCAGACGGTCATTTTGAAACACGAACATTTGagtctgtgcttctgtttcaGTGTCCTAACACGTAACATTCTTAAATGGCacacattttacttttcaaaTACCCAGGATGGTAAAAGATGACAAAAGATCAGTGTAGACTAACGTTACATTATCTGGGCGGGATATACTGTAATATTTCCGACGTCAATCTGTCTCGTAATGAAGTGGCCAGTGTCGGTCTAAATCAGGTAATTAAGCTGTACCAAAACTCCAAGGAGAAAATAGCGATAGTTTCTGTTTTACTAAGAGTGAAATGTCTGGGACAGAGGGACTTTCTTTGTGTCATCATTGCACAAATGTTTTCGTAATGTTCTGTTGTTGCGTGACCATAATGCAGCCTGCTAGATTAAACCACTTTCTTGCATATTAAGATGAAAACATGGCACATTGTGCAGCAGAATGTCAACATTTGGTGAGATAATGTTCTATGTCACACTTAAAAGCAGAACATACTTTGGGGTACTGTTCAGAACGCTAAACGGGAATTTCCAAAGACTCCTCCCACTTTGGACTTTCCTATGTATCTTCAATAACCAGCAGAGGTCATGATCAAGGAAATTGCACGGTTGTTGCCTCTATAGTTACACAATATGAAgtctgtaaacaaaaaaaaaatgtttagagaaaaaaagtttttcgtatccttaaaaaaacaagattttctAGCGGCATTACGGCATTCTGTTGCCTCAAGAAATTTGGCTACATGGTAGCGAAGTGCCAGCGTGCTTAGTAAACAACTTTGAATACCACTTTTTCATACAGAACTGAACTCTGATCTAATTAGCTGCAAGGGGGATATGTCATATATTTTGGAATGAACATCACAGCCTATTCATTTTCCCAACACTGAGACCCATGCTGGGAATAACTTTTCATTAGTCTTCGATGTTGCTCAATATATAGTCCTTGAAATGATTGGACGTATGTAAGGGCAATAAGTGTAAATACTATTTACATCCTTGTAGCCCACCCTGATTAACATCTGTTTACAGGAAAGTTGAAAAGGTAGAGTCAATTAATTCTAGAGGAATTTCTAAGTTTTTCCAGAGACTGAAAAACTATCCTACAGAGGAATTGATTTACAGTG
This genomic stretch from Megalops cyprinoides isolate fMegCyp1 chromosome 1, fMegCyp1.pri, whole genome shotgun sequence harbors:
- the jpt1a gene encoding jupiter microtubule associated homolog 1a, translating into MTTTTTFQGMDPGAKNSSRVLQPPGGGSNISFGTDEEKPVTRKNRTASNIFAEPEDPHAHRRNNPPGGKPTGVLIGEPSAPLRRCHPQPVVQNNSVSEEATTGDGDHEKPIAENAEEPVPVQEQEGGPPQPSAPTQSNEAPTGRRNPPGGKSSLILG